TCCACCAAAAGTAGAAAGCAAGGAAGCTCCAGTTCGACCTGGTTAATAAAgatttatcatatttcatttatttgcctatttatttctttatagtGCTTGACATTTAGTTTAATATCTGCAGTTAGTGGAGAACTCTCAAATCTGGTTCGAATGAGGAATTCTGCAATTGGGAAGTCTGCACCTTCGTTATCTGTTCACGTGGTTAGTGACATTTACCATTaagtgttaaatataaatacacagattaataataattatcgcaTAAgccaaatatataatatgcatattGTCTGTTTTAGCGTGATTTTAACATTCCCCGGCGTGCTGCTAAAGCAGCTCATCGTAAATCTTTTATTGCAACAACATCTCCAACTTTACCACGTTGTCATTCACCATTGTCAggtgatataaaattttattttttaatgcgTTGTTTCTGATTATTCAAATGATTCatcaatgatattttatatattgtttatgtacaaattatttatgagTGCTATGTATTTTATGAGAATGTTATATAAGCATTCTGGCATACCCTTACCcaagatttttaaatacatatatttacatacatatatacatcataaatacatatatccttgattaaaaaatcgtaACGCAATTTGCAGTCTATGCAGTTAGATTTAGAAACTTTAACTTTTACCTTTAAAAAGATgtccttaaaaacaaattacttgTTAATTACTTAGAaacgtgtattttatattatttttacaattcaattatcatagaaaactaatttcttttttactgcTTATTTCCTGATATAGCATTTGTCCCGATTGTAGGCAGTCCTCTAGAGAGTCCTAGGATGTCATCCAGTCCACATTTTGCTTTTGCTCCAATTAAAaggtatttatttcataactaCTTTTAGTCTGTTTAAATCTGATCTGTTTACCTATATAAGTAGGTGTCGTCATTGTCagcattatatttttaatacattattaataGTAAAGAAAACAAATGCTGATGCAGTAACTAGGTTGTGAAATCTTTCATAAAAAACTGAGAATATGGCTGTAAGATTTCTTGTTAACAAGTGGTTGGCTTTTCTTGTATATGTTAGCATTATTAAGTAGCATGTATCATCTATTGTaaagttaatttttcatacttaaatgcacataatatttAAGGATTGGTGGAGGTACAACAGGAACTGGAGATGGCAGACGATGGTCAGTTGCTAGCTTACCATCTAGTGGTTATGGTACGACACCAGGTTCCAGTAATGTTTCGGTTAGTTAATTATCTGGATAATTCGTTTAAAGATACCTACAATAATCTTAAAGAAGTCTATTAACTAATATACTCGATTAGTCACAGTACTCGAGTCAAGAACGCTTGCACCAACTTCCAAATGTTCCCACCAAGGACGAATTACGTATGCTTTCTTGCCATTTTTCTAAACCCGGCACGCCGTGTTCTTCGCATCCAGGTTTTCCAGGATCTAGTATTTCTAGTATTCCAGGCAGTGTATCTCTCAGTCTCGATGAAGAAGGTCGTAGGTCACCGTTACACAGACCGCGGTCACGAAGTTTAAGGTAAATACTGTTGATatgatttctatttttcagaCATTACATTTAAGCTCAATTGTAcgtatttgtttaaattatagcAGTCCGAGTCGATCTCCTGTATTGGACAGCGAAATTGTTATGATGAATACTCTTTATAAGGAAAGATTTCCAAAGGTACattgtaataaaaagtatatgtatatcgtgatgacataatactatatttacgatttcacttaagaattttatttgattaggCAACACAGCAAATGGAAGAACGtttaactaattttattaatgaaaacaaGGAATTGGATGAATATGAGGTAATGGCAAATATGACCCAAGATTCACTACCGATTTTACGGTTTGTGCATCATCAAGTAATTGAAATGGCGAGGGACTGTTTACAAAAATCtcaggaaaaattaattacaactagatatttttacgaaatgaGTGAAAATTTGGAACATTTGTTGATGGAGGTAATtgtatacaaatttacatgataaaataaataagcaatGAATAAACGTCTTTATTTATAGACAAAAGATAAGTCACTTGATGCAGCAACAAGATTAACGGGGCTTAtcaaaaaattactattagTAATATCACGTCCAGCTCGTCTATTGGAATGTTTAGAATTTGATCCAGAGGAGTTTTATCATTTACTCGAACAGGCTGAAGGTCAAGCAAAAATTAATGCGGGAATAAAAAACGATATACCTCagtatattattaacaaacttTCTCTTAATAGAGATCCAATATCAGGTAACATTTCTTGTATAATCCTTTCATCTATTCATCTAAATTCTGTGCATATTCACTATGTCACTATATCTTAGAGCTGCAAGAAGATTTAAATAAGCTAGAAGATTCGGCAAGTTCGAGCGATAGCAATTTACAAATCGCTTCAAGTCCAAATAAAGACGATGAAAAATCTCACCGCGTTCCTTGTGAAGGCGATTATGAAGTATTGAAACTCATTAGTAATGGTGCATACGGCGCAGTGTATTTGGTTAAGGAGAAAACTACACGACAAAGATTTGctatgaagaaaataaataagaacaaTTTAATGCTAAGAAATCAAGTAGAACAAGTTTTTGCTGAGAGAGATATAATGAGCTTTACAGACAATCCATTTGTAGTTTCTATGTACTGCAGCTTCGAGACAAAAGTGagtacacacacatatataaaattacatatgtaaaatttaaataatatctgttAACAAACATTTGATTATAGAAGCACTTGTGCTTAGTAATGGAATATGTAGAGGGTGGAGATTGCGcgaatcttttaaaaaatatcggtCCATTGCCACCGGACATGGcaagattttattttgcagAAACCGTTTTAGCTGTTGAATATTTGCACAGTTACGGTATTGTTCATCGAGATTTGAAACCTGACAAGTACGTAAGAAAAGCATGTTATTAATTCATTCACTATTTCATATATTGCTTCTTTTTTAGTTTACTTATTACTGCCCTTGGTCACATTAAGCTTACTGACTTTGGTCTCAGTAAAATGGGTCTTATGTCCCGTAAGTGGCACAAAAGATCGATGTTCGTGAAATATACCTTAATGATCGTCGAACGaagttcttttttcgttttcagtGGCGACAAATCTTTACGAAGGATACATAGATAGGGATACGAGACAATTTTCCGATAAACAAGTGTTCGGCACACCTGAATACATCGCCCCTGAAGTTATATTACGCCAGGGATATGGTAAACCTGTTGACTGGTGGTCTATGGGCATTATATTGTACGAATTTCTAATTGGCTGTGTACCATTTTTTGGTGATACTCCGGAAGAGTTGTTTGCTCATACTGTTAACggtaaatattgatataagatataaacaaaatatttgagaagtacttaataatataaacaaaataattacgcCTAGATGATATCGATTGGCCGGATGAAGATGATTGGCCTATTCAGCCAGAAGCAAAAGATATTATAACAGCGTTGCTTCAACAAAGTCCTAGAGATCGTTTAGGCACTGGTGGATCTCATGAAGTAAAAGAGCACCCATATTTTTATGGAGTAAATTGGAATAGTTTACTCAGACAAAAGGCTGAATTCGTACCTCAATTAATCAATGACGAAGATACAAGCTACTTTGATAGTACGTATAACACATGCGATATAATTCCTATCCtagtattaatattgaaaattaacaaatctGTACTATTTTAGCTCGTATGGATAGATATAATCACGATATAGGCGACGATACTGACGACACCGATGACTCCCCTTTGTTCGGATCGTTTTCCTCGTATTCTCCGCAGTCACGAAAAATATCTCAAACCCGTCCACCGCAGATAAATCCTGAACAAACAGAGTCGGATGTCTCAAAGAAGCAATTATTCCGTACTGAGCTTGAACGCACAGTCGCGCAATTGTCTTTCGGATCTAATAGCTCAACTACTCCTCCATCCAAATTAGCGGAATCAACTCCGTCAGAAAAGAATCGATGTTCTTCGTCCATTAGAAATACCACGTACATCGAAACGCCACCAAAGGCGGACAAGTCATTCACGAGTCCTGCCACGGTGACCAGTGGCGAGTCCCAACTAACAGTTATTAAAAACAGTCACATAGAAGGGACGTGCATCAGTTTGAGTACACCCGATTCCTCGCAAACGGAGTCTGAGGATATCAGTCCGCAGATCCAGAG
The nucleotide sequence above comes from Bombus pyrosoma isolate SC7728 linkage group LG1, ASM1482585v1, whole genome shotgun sequence. Encoded proteins:
- the LOC122566331 gene encoding microtubule-associated serine/threonine-protein kinase 3 isoform X3; translation: MDQNRNRPSRPRLRSHGNSARVLVFDQAESEESACSTEAEVQKRPIPPKVESKEAPVRPVSGELSNLVRMRNSAIGKSAPSLSVHVRDFNIPRRAAKAAHRKSFIATTSPTLPRCHSPLSAFVPIVGSPLESPRMSSSPHFAFAPIKRIGGGTTGTGDGRRWSVASLPSSGYGTTPGSSNVSSQYSSQERLHQLPNVPTKDELRMLSCHFSKPGTPCSSHPGFPGSSISSIPGSVSLSLDEEGRRSPLHRPRSRSLSSPSRSPVLDSEIVMMNTLYKERFPKATQQMEERLTNFINENKELDEYEVMANMTQDSLPILRFVHHQVIEMARDCLQKSQEKLITTRYFYEMSENLEHLLMETKDKSLDAATRLTGLIKKLLLVISRPARLLECLEFDPEEFYHLLEQAEGQAKINAGIKNDIPQYIINKLSLNRDPISELQEDLNKLEDSASSSDSNLQIASSPNKDDEKSHRVPCEGDYEVLKLISNGAYGAVYLVKEKTTRQRFAMKKINKNNLMLRNQVEQVFAERDIMSFTDNPFVVSMYCSFETKKHLCLVMEYVEGGDCANLLKNIGPLPPDMARFYFAETVLAVEYLHSYGIVHRDLKPDNLLITALGHIKLTDFGLSKMGLMSLATNLYEGYIDRDTRQFSDKQVFGTPEYIAPEVILRQGYGKPVDWWSMGIILYEFLIGCVPFFGDTPEELFAHTVNDDIDWPDEDDWPIQPEAKDIITALLQQSPRDRLGTGGSHEVKEHPYFYGVNWNSLLRQKAEFVPQLINDEDTSYFDTRMDRYNHDIGDDTDDTDDSPLFGSFSSYSPQSRKISQTRPPQINPEQTESDVSKKQLFRTELERTVAQLSFGSNSSTTPPSKLAESTPSEKNRCSSSIRNTTYIETPPKADKSFTSPATVTSGESQLTVIKNSHIEGTCISLSTPDSSQTESEDISPQIQRKRHVHSRDKLPRLDLFAANRDTTEESKHNSSTDSFESFNAISIIPSAKQKSRSVIKSASTSGLSLVIPTSDFSYDASLNTQPIESPGGSSTASSRDTSPCRELSPLVTSLKPPIIIRRGPCGFGFTVHTIRVYYGDSDFYTMHHLVMAVDQSSPAFEAGLRPGDLITHINGEPVQGLYHIQVLQLMLSGGDHVTLRSTPLENTSIKTGGRRRDLTQSKMARRTLHKQRKLKRDHSDKKRKTSLFKRISSKRASVEMQQPLTISCPLSAPILSSDSKPPLMMAAGICSPSMVTPSRSFQSFTRSQETSPYFAACTKSVCSPSPPTNRVNSDSYHSTGNSSPCSSPNSSSPGSTTSAANLPTIANQSHYQRPSTLHGLKHKLHTAAKNIHSPNRRKSVGHIPLSPLARTPSPSPLPASPTRSPSPLAFPTGHQPGSSNTTQSYSPGVCLSTPNNQKKSYGRPKSAEPGSPLLRRALSPDRLHPRSAENKTSISPLANTVVKVTPRATIAQSYSETSEECSDSFKEPNDSKVEKKVSTESKSDYSKISHGISINLGNVGISNSCGSTQLPRIAEEKDSPTGSKADDYSKEVLPLDKMDKNNTSMSKLTESENIGDRSNRVESKTERQNLCIKNLEVLSINKIEEGAQSDNCFNVQARSSQSTFHKQSQNIEKGSQASSQKTSSQNNEKGSQSSCQKILLQASEKNLQSSAQKILSQANERGFMQGVSQKSSQNNEKVSPAAVQKLLQGNEKTSVPHKVTEQKAAGKNSEANLEGRKISKKYKIDSSDGSSNTSSTQHSNTFEAMGTGKDKKNN
- the LOC122566331 gene encoding microtubule-associated serine/threonine-protein kinase 3 isoform X2 → MDQNRNRPSRPRLRSHGNSARVLVFDQAESEESACSTEAEVQKRPIPPKVESKEAPVRPVSGELSNLVRMRNSAIGKSAPSLSVHVRDFNIPRRAAKAAHRKSFIATTSPTLPRCHSPLSGSPLESPRMSSSPHFAFAPIKRIGGGTTGTGDGRRWSVASLPSSGYGTTPGSSNVSSQYSSQERLHQLPNVPTKDELRMLSCHFSKPGTPCSSHPGFPGSSISSIPGSVSLSLDEEGRRSPLHRPRSRSLSSPSRSPVLDSEIVMMNTLYKERFPKATQQMEERLTNFINENKELDEYEVMANMTQDSLPILRFVHHQVIEMARDCLQKSQEKLITTRYFYEMSENLEHLLMETKDKSLDAATRLTGLIKKLLLVISRPARLLECLEFDPEEFYHLLEQAEGQAKINAGIKNDIPQYIINKLSLNRDPISELQEDLNKLEDSASSSDSNLQIASSPNKDDEKSHRVPCEGDYEVLKLISNGAYGAVYLVKEKTTRQRFAMKKINKNNLMLRNQVEQVFAERDIMSFTDNPFVVSMYCSFETKKHLCLVMEYVEGGDCANLLKNIGPLPPDMARFYFAETVLAVEYLHSYGIVHRDLKPDNLLITALGHIKLTDFGLSKMGLMSLATNLYEGYIDRDTRQFSDKQVFGTPEYIAPEVILRQGYGKPVDWWSMGIILYEFLIGCVPFFGDTPEELFAHTVNDDIDWPDEDDWPIQPEAKDIITALLQQSPRDRLGTGGSHEVKEHPYFYGVNWNSLLRQKAEFVPQLINDEDTSYFDTRMDRYNHDIGDDTDDTDDSPLFGSFSSYSPQSRKISQTRPPQINPEQTESDVSKKQLFRTELERTVAQLSFGSNSSTTPPSKLAESTPSEKNRCSSSIRNTTYIETPPKADKSFTSPATVTSGESQLTVIKNSHIEGTCISLSTPDSSQTESEDISPQIQRKRHVHSRDKLPRFSICIDDEHMLDLFAANRDTTEESKHNSSTDSFESFNAISIIPSAKQKSRSVIKSASTSGLSLVIPTSDFSYDASLNTQPIESPGGSSTASSRDTSPCRELSPLVTSLKPPIIIRRGPCGFGFTVHTIRVYYGDSDFYTMHHLVMAVDQSSPAFEAGLRPGDLITHINGEPVQGLYHIQVLQLMLSGGDHVTLRSTPLENTSIKTGGRRRDLTQSKMARRTLHKQRKLKRDHSDKKRKTSLFKRISSKRASVEMQQPLTISCPLSAPILSSDSKPPLMMAAGICSPSMVTPSRSFQSFTRSQETSPYFAACTKSVCSPSPPTNRVNSDSYHSTGNSSPCSSPNSSSPGSTTSAANLPTIANQSHYQRPSTLHGLKHKLHTAAKNIHSPNRRKSVGHIPLSPLARTPSPSPLPASPTRSPSPLAFPTGHQPGSSNTTQSYSPGVCLSTPNNQKKSYGRPKSAEPGSPLLRRALSPDRLHPRSAENKTSISPLANTVVKVTPRATIAQSYSETSEECSDSFKEPNDSKVEKKVSTESKSDYSKISHGISINLGNVGISNSCGSTQLPRIAEEKDSPTGSKADDYSKEVLPLDKMDKNNTSMSKLTESENIGDRSNRVESKTERQNLCIKNLEVLSINKIEEGAQSDNCFNVQARSSQSTFHKQSQNIEKGSQASSQKTSSQNNEKGSQSSCQKILLQASEKNLQSSAQKILSQANERGFMQGVSQKSSQNNEKVSPAAVQKLLQGNEKTSVPHKVTEQKAAGKNSEANLEGRKISKKYKIDSSDGSSNTSSTQHSNTFEAMGTGKDKKNN
- the LOC122566331 gene encoding microtubule-associated serine/threonine-protein kinase 3 isoform X1 — its product is MDQNRNRPSRPRLRSHGNSARVLVFDQAESEESACSTEAEVQKRPIPPKVESKEAPVRPVSGELSNLVRMRNSAIGKSAPSLSVHVRDFNIPRRAAKAAHRKSFIATTSPTLPRCHSPLSAFVPIVGSPLESPRMSSSPHFAFAPIKRIGGGTTGTGDGRRWSVASLPSSGYGTTPGSSNVSSQYSSQERLHQLPNVPTKDELRMLSCHFSKPGTPCSSHPGFPGSSISSIPGSVSLSLDEEGRRSPLHRPRSRSLSSPSRSPVLDSEIVMMNTLYKERFPKATQQMEERLTNFINENKELDEYEVMANMTQDSLPILRFVHHQVIEMARDCLQKSQEKLITTRYFYEMSENLEHLLMETKDKSLDAATRLTGLIKKLLLVISRPARLLECLEFDPEEFYHLLEQAEGQAKINAGIKNDIPQYIINKLSLNRDPISELQEDLNKLEDSASSSDSNLQIASSPNKDDEKSHRVPCEGDYEVLKLISNGAYGAVYLVKEKTTRQRFAMKKINKNNLMLRNQVEQVFAERDIMSFTDNPFVVSMYCSFETKKHLCLVMEYVEGGDCANLLKNIGPLPPDMARFYFAETVLAVEYLHSYGIVHRDLKPDNLLITALGHIKLTDFGLSKMGLMSLATNLYEGYIDRDTRQFSDKQVFGTPEYIAPEVILRQGYGKPVDWWSMGIILYEFLIGCVPFFGDTPEELFAHTVNDDIDWPDEDDWPIQPEAKDIITALLQQSPRDRLGTGGSHEVKEHPYFYGVNWNSLLRQKAEFVPQLINDEDTSYFDTRMDRYNHDIGDDTDDTDDSPLFGSFSSYSPQSRKISQTRPPQINPEQTESDVSKKQLFRTELERTVAQLSFGSNSSTTPPSKLAESTPSEKNRCSSSIRNTTYIETPPKADKSFTSPATVTSGESQLTVIKNSHIEGTCISLSTPDSSQTESEDISPQIQRKRHVHSRDKLPRFSICIDDEHMLDLFAANRDTTEESKHNSSTDSFESFNAISIIPSAKQKSRSVIKSASTSGLSLVIPTSDFSYDASLNTQPIESPGGSSTASSRDTSPCRELSPLVTSLKPPIIIRRGPCGFGFTVHTIRVYYGDSDFYTMHHLVMAVDQSSPAFEAGLRPGDLITHINGEPVQGLYHIQVLQLMLSGGDHVTLRSTPLENTSIKTGGRRRDLTQSKMARRTLHKQRKLKRDHSDKKRKTSLFKRISSKRASVEMQQPLTISCPLSAPILSSDSKPPLMMAAGICSPSMVTPSRSFQSFTRSQETSPYFAACTKSVCSPSPPTNRVNSDSYHSTGNSSPCSSPNSSSPGSTTSAANLPTIANQSHYQRPSTLHGLKHKLHTAAKNIHSPNRRKSVGHIPLSPLARTPSPSPLPASPTRSPSPLAFPTGHQPGSSNTTQSYSPGVCLSTPNNQKKSYGRPKSAEPGSPLLRRALSPDRLHPRSAENKTSISPLANTVVKVTPRATIAQSYSETSEECSDSFKEPNDSKVEKKVSTESKSDYSKISHGISINLGNVGISNSCGSTQLPRIAEEKDSPTGSKADDYSKEVLPLDKMDKNNTSMSKLTESENIGDRSNRVESKTERQNLCIKNLEVLSINKIEEGAQSDNCFNVQARSSQSTFHKQSQNIEKGSQASSQKTSSQNNEKGSQSSCQKILLQASEKNLQSSAQKILSQANERGFMQGVSQKSSQNNEKVSPAAVQKLLQGNEKTSVPHKVTEQKAAGKNSEANLEGRKISKKYKIDSSDGSSNTSSTQHSNTFEAMGTGKDKKNN